A DNA window from Arachis duranensis cultivar V14167 chromosome 3, aradu.V14167.gnm2.J7QH, whole genome shotgun sequence contains the following coding sequences:
- the LOC107479609 gene encoding glutathione S-transferase T3-like, with amino-acid sequence MLISAWLNISTDHIVGTDQKDKIFWSRIRNYCVEFNSDIKRRAVACKKRWNKINKAVTKFVGCYDQASRSIRSGLNADDMKELAYKLYSTHYETSLADELGVDSLVCPQGSKKSKQKSKKKAQMSEDLSEKKLSVVKKLSFMEDIKNVREKELMDREKEREEEREHRAKIMAMKEKKLQIQAKMKEQELQTQAAMKEQKLQTQRYIKEIEINAKERKMERITKEREREMDMQILNADTSTMSEKCTGRVTPVLSEADQRTLRRLSRAERGKGIVGEEEFEEEYHEMEGDPSNPGGGVNNNPQQRRLQTDAIPILSQGQGHSMVGILSKGQHQQLG; translated from the exons ATGTTAATCAGTGCATGGTTGAATATTTCAACCGACCATATAGTTGGTACCGACCAAAAGGACAAAATATTTTGGAGTCGAATTCGCAATTATTGTGTGGAATTCAACTCCGACATAAAAAGGAGGGCAGTTGCATGTAAGAAACGATGGAATAAGATCAACAAAGCAGTTACAAAATTTGTTGGCTGCTATGATCAAGCTAGTCGAAGCATAAGGAGTGGTTTGAATGCTGATGATATGAAGGAGTTGGCCTATAAACTTTATTCCACACATTATG AAACATCGTTGGCTGACGAACTCGGTGTGGACTCTCTCGTTTGCCCACAAGGATCAaagaaaagcaagcaaaaaagtaagaaaaaagCACAAATGTCTGAAGATCTTAGCGAAAAGAAATTATCGGTTGTTAAAAAActatctttcatggaagatatTAAGAATGTTAGAGAAAAGGAACTAATGGatagggaaaaagaaagagaagaggagagGGAACATAGAGCAAAGATTATGgcaatgaaggagaagaagttACAAATTCAAGCgaaaatgaaagaacaagaattacaaACTCAAGCGGCAATGAAAGAACAAAAATTACAAACTCAGAGGTATATTAAAGAAATAGAGATAaatgcaaaagaaaggaaaatggaAAGGATAACTaaggaaagggaaagggaaatGGATATGCAAATACTTAATGCTGACACGTCTACAATGAGTgaaaaat gtacagggagAGTTACTCCTGTTTTATCTGAAGCTGACCAGAGAACTTTAAGGAGATTAAGTAGAGCCGAAAGAGGGAAAGGCAttgttggagaggaagaatttGAGGAAGAATATCAcgagatggaaggagatccatctAATCCAGGAGGAGGGGTTAACAACAACCCTCAACAGAGGAGA tTACAAACTGATGctattcccattctctctcagggacAAGGCCACTCAATGGTTGGAATCCTTTCCAAGGGACAGCATCAACAACTGGGATGA